One part of the Bdellovibrio sp. KM01 genome encodes these proteins:
- a CDS encoding DMT family protein, translating into MLQYVSPVVLLLISNIFMTFAWYGHLKSLKSSALWIAIAISWGIALFEYIFQVPANRLGSQVYTLPQLKIIQEVITMVVFAGFSYWYMGQPLKMDYLYAGLCLVGAVYFLFR; encoded by the coding sequence ATGCTTCAGTACGTGAGTCCCGTTGTTCTACTATTGATTTCAAATATCTTTATGACCTTTGCTTGGTATGGGCATTTGAAAAGCCTTAAGAGCTCAGCCCTTTGGATTGCCATCGCAATCAGCTGGGGTATTGCACTGTTTGAATATATCTTCCAGGTTCCGGCTAACAGATTGGGTTCCCAAGTTTATACTTTGCCACAACTAAAGATCATCCAAGAGGTTATTACGATGGTGGTCTTTGCGGGATTTTCTTATTGGTATATGGGCCAACCACTTAAGATGGATTATCTCTATGCGGGACTTTGCCTTGTTGGAGCGGTGTACTTCCTGTTTCGCTAA